Within the Thermostichus lividus PCC 6715 genome, the region CGATCAGCATTTTCAAGCACTTGAGTGCTAGTCATACCACTGCCGTAGATGCTGATCCACACAGGTTTGAATGGCCTGACGGATCACCTCTGGAGGGGCATCTGCCTGAATTCGTTGCCAGCGATCGCCCCCAGCGGCAGCTTGGGCAGCAAATCCTGCTTGCACCCGCTCATGAAACGCAAGTGCTGTTTGCTCAAAGCGATCGCTCCTCCCCCGCTGGCGACTGCGCTCTAGACCCACTTGCGGGGGGACATCAAGCCACAACACCAGATCCGGCACCACTCCAGCAGTGGCAATGCGGTTGACCTGATCAATTAAGGCTAAATCTAAACCGCGACCATAGCCTTGATAAGCCACGGTTGAGGCGGTAAAGCGATCGCACAAAACAATTCCGCCTTGGGCTAACTGGGGTTGAATGCAGGTGGCCACATGCTGGGCGCGATCGGCGGCGTACAGCAGTAATTCACTAAGGGGGGCAATCTCCATTGTGGTGTGC harbors:
- the tmk gene encoding dTMP kinase, yielding MIAVPARGSFIVLEGGEGAGKTTQLQEIAQWLQASGWLAKLRSRGIDPPLVVTREPGGTALGQDLRHLLLHTTMEIAPLSELLLYAADRAQHVATCIQPQLAQGGIVLCDRFTASTVAYQGYGRGLDLALIDQVNRIATAGVVPDLVLWLDVPPQVGLERSRQRGRSDRFEQTALAFHERVQAGFAAQAAAGGDRWQRIQADAPPEVIRQAIQTCVDQHLRQWYD